Below is a genomic region from Caulobacter rhizosphaerae.
TCTCTGGCGAACGCGAACCGCAGCGACACGGCCATGCCGGCGCGGGGCGAGCCGTCCGGCTTGAGGACCACGACGCCGGGGTCGGGGACTAGGGCGATTTCCGGCGCGCACGGCGCGGCCGCGACGGGCGACGATGTCGGTCGCGCGCGGCCCAGCCAGCGGGCGAGGCCGAACCCGCCGCCCGCCGCCACGGCCAGGGCGACCAGCCACAGCCAGATCGGCGCCGTCGGGGCCTTGGCCGGAAGCGGCGCCTGCGGCGGCGTCGGAGGTGGCGCGGTCACCGCCGGCGGCGTCGGCGCGGCGGGCGGCTCGGCGATCACGACGGGCGGAGGCGGGGGCTCGACGACGGGGGCGGGCGCCACCGGCTCCGGTTGGACCGTCCGCGGCGTGAGGGTCGGCGGCGTCTGGACCGGCGGCTTCGGTCGAACCAGGGGCGGCCGCGCGGGCTGGGGCTCGCCAGACGAAGGCTCGACAGGCGAGGGTTCGACGCGCGAGGGTTCGATGGCGGGCGGCGTCTGCAGGGCCAGCGGTGGCTGGCCGCGCAGTCCGGCCTGGCGCCAGCCGTCGGCCGTGCAGCGCCGCCAGCGCTCGGGCGTGGCGGCATAGGCCGCGCAGGCCGCCTGGATGTCGGGGATCACCGCCAGGGGGTCGGCCGGCGGCCTGGGCGTGGCGGGAGGCGTTCTGGGGCGGCTGCGCCAGGCGTCGATCAGCCTCTCCACCTGGGGCGTGATATCGACCGGTTCACGGGACGACGATAGGGTCGAGTCGCCGGGCGTCGAAGCGGCCCCCGGGACCGTCGTGGACGGGGCCGCGTCCGGGAACAATCGGCGGCAATAGGCCGTCGGATCGGCCCGGCGTACATAGGACCGCAGGCATTCGGCATAGGTCTTAGGCGCGGTCGGGGCGGGGGTGGACGCCGCGTAGGGAGCGGTCGGGACGGCCGTCGTTGTCACCGGGCGAGCGGCTTGCTGGAACGCGGCGGCGGGCGTCGCGCTCGACAGCAGCACCGCCACGACCAAGCCGCGCGTCCAACGCCCCGCACGGCGACCAGCCCAGCCGCCGCCCCTGCCCAGATCCCGTGCCACTCGGACGACCTTTCAATCGCGAGGAAGCTCTCAGGGCAAGGGTCCGCCCAGGCGGGTGCGCGGTCAAGTAGAATGAGTCAATATCAACAACCTGAGCGTATAAGCTCGACCATACAGCGCGGCGGTCCGGACCTAACCCCGTTCCTTCGTCCGCTCGAACCGCACTTTCGGATAGCGCTCGGCGACGTAACCGATTTCCCACGAAGACTTGCCCAGGAACACCGGCTGTTCGTCGATGTCGTGGGCCATGGCCGAGCGGTGCTTGTTGGTGAAGTCCTCGACGTCGGCGCGCTCACCGTTAACCCAGCGGGCCTCGGCGTAGGGCGCGGCCTCGAAGATGCAGTCCAGGGCGTATTCGTTGGCCAGGCGGTCGGCCATGACCTCGAACTGCAGCTGGCCCACGGCTCCGACGATGAAGTCCGAGCTGCCGATCATCGGACGGAACAGCTGGGTCACGCCCTCCTCGGCCAGGCCCTCCAGCGCCTTCTTCAGGTGCTTGGCCTTCAGCGGATCCTTGACCCGCACGCGGCGCAGGATTTCCGGGGCGAAGTTGGGCAGGCCGGCGAAGCGCAGCGTCCCGGTCTCCGACAGGCTGTCGCCCACCCGCAGCACGCCGTGGTTGGGGATGCCGATCACGTCGCCGGCGAAGGCGTCCTCGGCCAGTTCGCGGTCGCTGGCGAAGAACATGATCGGCGCGTTGACGCTCATGGCCTTGCCTGTGTTCTGAGCCTTCAGCTTCATGCCGCGGGTGAAGCGGCCGCTGGTCAGGCGCAGGAAGGCGATCCGGTCGCGGTGGTTGGGGTCCATGTTGGCCTGGACCTTGAACACGAAGCCCGAGACCTCGCCGTCGCCGGGGGCGACATGGGTGTCGACGCCGGCCTTGCTGACCTTGGCCGGATGCGGCGGCGGAGCATAGCTGCCGATGCCGGCCAGCAGCTCGTTGACGCCGAAGTGACGCAAGGCCGAGCCGAAGAACACCGGCGTCATGTGGCCTTCCAGGAACGACTGGACGTCGAACGGCTTGGCGGCCTCGGACACCAGCATGGCGCCCTCCTCCACCTCGGCCAGTTCCTCGGGGTCGAGGTACTGCACCACCGCGTTCGACTTCAGGGCCACCGGGTCGGGATGGCCCTCCTCGTCCGTCGAGCTCTTCTTGGCGTAGGGAATGAACTTCTGGCCGCGCAGGTCCAACATGCCCTTGAACCGCCCGCCCGAGCCGGCCGGCCAGTACAGCGGGGCCGGATCCAGGGCCAGCTTGGACGACACCTCGTCCAACAGCTCGAACGGGTCCTGGGCCTCGCGATCCATCTTGTTGATGAAGGTGATGATCGGGATGTCGCGCAGGCGGCACACCTCGAACAGCTTCAGGGTCTGAGGCTCGATGCCCTTGGCGGCGTCCAGCACCATGATCGCCGCGTCGGCGGCCGTCAGGGTGCGATAGGTGTCTTCGGAGAAGTCCTCGTGCCCCGGGGTGTCCAGCAGGTTGAACATCAGGCCGTCGTGGTCGAACGTCATGACGCTGGCCGACACCGAGATGCCGCGCTCGCGCTCGATCTTCATCCAGTCGGACTGGGTGCGGCGGGCTTGGCCGCGGGCCCGCACGGCGCCGGCCGCGCGGATCGCCCCGCCGGCCAGCAGCAGGTTCTCGGTCAGGGTGGTCTTGCCGGCGTCGGGGTGGCTGATGATGGCGAAGGTGCGCCGACGGGCGGCCTCAAGGGCGAGGGAAGTGCTCATCCCCGGGGGTTAGCTTCCCGAAGCCGCCTTGTCACCCTTTGCCGACGCCTTGTCGGCGGACTTCGGCCCGTCGGACGCCTTGTCGCCGGTCTTGGCGTCGATGCTCTTGAGCATGGCCTGGGCCGCCTCCACCTCGCCGCCGCCGTGCGGATTGCTGGCCAGTGGCGTCAGCATGGCGCTGGCCGTGTCGATGTCCTTGACCTGGATCAGGGCCCTGGCCGCGTCCAAGCGCAGGTGACCGACCTGAGGCGCCAGAACGACCGCCCGGACGCGGATGTCGGCCATGGCTTCGGTCATCGGCTCCAGGCTGCGGGCTTCGGCATAGCCGTGCAGGGTCTCCGGATTGTCCGGATCGACCTTGAAGGCCCGGGCGAACAGCTTTCCGGCCTGGGCGAAGGCGGCGGCGCGCTGGGCCGGATCGTCCGGGGCCGCGGCCAGGCGGCTTTCGCCCAGGGCCACCAGCGCGTCCTCGTCCTTGGGGTCGGCGGCCAGCAGATCATCGAGGATCGCCTCGCCCGCCTTGCGGTCGCCGAACGCCGTCTCGGCCTTGGCCAGGACCAGCTGGCTGAAACGGTCCTTCGGCCGCTTGGCGGCGGTGGCGCGAATTTCGGCCAGGGTTTCGGCTTGGTCGTCCTTGGGCACGCCCAGCTTCAGCCGCTGGCCTTCCAGGATCAGGTCGTCGGCGCTTGGCGGCAGATGGGTCACCGTCATCGCCGGATCCAGCGCGCCCGTCCGCGGCAAGGCTCCGGCCGGGATCGGCCGGTTCATGTAGGTCTGCAGCTTGCGGCGCAGGCCTTCCGGATCATCACCATAGATCGCCTTCCAGGCCTTCACCGGGTCGTCGCCGTCGCGCACGGAGCCCAGATAGGACCCCAGCAGCTTGTGCCGCGCCGGGTCCGACAGGATGTAGTGCGTCAGCAGCCAGGCCTGGGCGTAGTAGGCGTAGACTTCCCGCTCCTTGAGGGCGCCCGGACGCTTGCCCAGTACGTCTTCCATCGGGATCCAGCCGCCTGGCTGGGTCAGGCTGTAGGCCCGGCCGCGGTTCACGCCGCCCACCACCATCCGGGTCTTGGCCAGGTCGGCGGTCATGTAATATTCGGCGTAGCCCTCGACCAGCCAGGCCGGATAGGCGCTGGGATAGTACTGCAGCATGAAGTGGTGCACGTATTCGTGCAGCACCGTGTCGTCGCCCTTGTTCTCGTCGAACTCGCCGGTCCCGTCGCGGATCGCCACCACGAACACCTCGGGCACGGACGACAGATACACCCCGGCCATGCCCTCCTTGGCCTTGGGGATCACGCGCCTCAACTGCCGGAGGTCCGAGACCAGATAGACCGGCAGCTTGCGCGGGGTGACCTCGTCCTTGGGTCGGCCGTGCAGGCGGCGCAGCAGGGAGTCGAAGTCCTCCAGCATGGCGGCGTATTCGCGCACCGACTTCTCGCTGCGGCCATAGACCACGAAGTGGTCGCTCTCGGCCCGCAGCCATTCGGCCCTGGCCGGCGATCCGGCCGCCAGCAGGGCGACCGCCATCAGCGCCGGCAAAATCCCACGCCGTCCTGTAATGCCTCGCATGCACGCCGCTCCCCTCAACGTTGCGTTGAAGCTAAGCGGGGACACCCCCGCGGCGCAAGGCGTGACTTGGCGCTGATCGCGGCAGGGTGGTCGCCAGCCTGTCCATGATCTCGTCGTAGTGGAGGCTGTCCAACTTATCACGGTGGCGATATCGAGAGGCGCCGTGGCTTCGAAAGCCGCACGACCGATCCGGCGGGCGCCGGTGACGAACAGGGCGCCAATCTCGTGAGTCGCGAGAGCGGCGACAGAGGTTGGGCTGGTCTCGTCACGGGTTCGCCTCAGC
It encodes:
- a CDS encoding peptide chain release factor 3; the protein is MSTSLALEAARRRTFAIISHPDAGKTTLTENLLLAGGAIRAAGAVRARGQARRTQSDWMKIERERGISVSASVMTFDHDGLMFNLLDTPGHEDFSEDTYRTLTAADAAIMVLDAAKGIEPQTLKLFEVCRLRDIPIITFINKMDREAQDPFELLDEVSSKLALDPAPLYWPAGSGGRFKGMLDLRGQKFIPYAKKSSTDEEGHPDPVALKSNAVVQYLDPEELAEVEEGAMLVSEAAKPFDVQSFLEGHMTPVFFGSALRHFGVNELLAGIGSYAPPPHPAKVSKAGVDTHVAPGDGEVSGFVFKVQANMDPNHRDRIAFLRLTSGRFTRGMKLKAQNTGKAMSVNAPIMFFASDRELAEDAFAGDVIGIPNHGVLRVGDSLSETGTLRFAGLPNFAPEILRRVRVKDPLKAKHLKKALEGLAEEGVTQLFRPMIGSSDFIVGAVGQLQFEVMADRLANEYALDCIFEAAPYAEARWVNGERADVEDFTNKHRSAMAHDIDEQPVFLGKSSWEIGYVAERYPKVRFERTKERG